In the genome of Magnolia sinica isolate HGM2019 chromosome 2, MsV1, whole genome shotgun sequence, one region contains:
- the LOC131232984 gene encoding uncharacterized protein LOC131232984 gives MSTILKKFGANGSEKPSPFEEQQEKINEVRRFLGELPDKLSIYCSDASISRYLRARSWNVKKATKMLKETLKWRIQYKPEEIRWEDVAHEAQTGKIYRSNYTDKFGRSVLVMKPGCQNTKSAKGQIRYLVYCMENAILNLPLEQEQMVWLIDFQGFSMSNISVKVTRETAYVLQEHYPERLGLAILYNPPKFFEPFYTLVKPFLEPKTCRKLKFIYSDDLSTKKIMEDFFNLEKLDSAFGGLNMSSFNINEYAERMREDDKRTPLFWKMENPCISMETPVAAFLPSFSSGKKGSESDDSGKEHAEDTSPHGMASNLSSDGCFLDSNASENDAVDIQSSVGTLNLEHDSNDKAL, from the exons ATGAGTACGATTTTGAAGAAATTCGGAGCTAATGGCTCTGAAAAACCATCACCATTTGAAGAACAGCAGGAAAAG ATTAATGAGGTTAGGAGGTTTTTAGGAGAATTGCCAGATAAGTTGTCCATATACTGTTCTGATGCATCAATATCAAGATACCTGAGGGCGCGGAGCTGGAATGTCAAGAAGGCTACTAAGATGTTAAAAGAAACCTTGAAGTGGAGGATTCAATACAAACCGGAAGAAATTCGCTGG GAAGATGTTGCCCATGAAGCTCAGACGGGCAAAATCTACAGATCAAATTATACTGACAAGTTTGGGAGGAGTGTTCTTGTGATGAAGCCCGGTTGCCAG AACACAAAGTCAGCCAAAGGCCAAATAAGGTACTTGGTGTACTGTATGGAGAATGCCATTTTAAATCTGCCGCTGGAGCAGGAGCAGATGGTCTGGCTCATTGATTTCCAGGGCTTCAGCATGTCAAATATATCGGTGAAGGTCACACGTGAAACGGCCTACGTTTTACAAGAGCATTATCCAGAGAGGCTGGGCCTGGCGATCCTGTACAATCCACCTAAGTTCTTTGAACCTTTCTATACG CTGGTGAAACCGTTTCTAGAGCCCAAGACTTGCAGAAAACTGAAGTTCATATACTCGGATGACCTCAGCACCAAGAAGATAATGGAAGACTTCTTCAATTTGGAGAAGCTTGATAGTGCATTTGGAGGGCTTAACATGAGCAGTTTCAACATTAACGAGTATGCTGAAAGGATGCGAGAGGATGACAAAAGGACACCCTTATTTTGGAAGATGGAAAATCCTTGTATTTCTATGGAAACACCCGTGGCTGCCTTTCTGCCATCTTTTAGTTCAGGCAAGAAGGGGTCTGAATCTGATGATTCTGGGAAAGAGCATGCAGAGGACACATCCCCTCATGGGATGGCTTCAAACCTCTCATCTGATGGTTGTTTTCTAGATTCCAATGCCAGTGAAAATGATGCAGTAGATATACAATCAAGCGTGGGAACACTAAACCTTGAGCACGACTCTAATGACAAGGCACTATGA